The genomic window agtcgggttACGGAACGATTTGCAGGCACTTGCTtgccaataaactgaaatatcgcAGTACTTCGGAAAAACCAATGTTGAGAGCAAAACACGTTGAAAAACGAGTGGAATGGGTGAAGGAAAACTTGGACCGCGATTGGAGCAACgtaatattttctgatgaaTGCTCCTTCTGGGTATTTCTGAGCATCGAACACGCCTTGGCAACCTCCACCAGTAGGATACTTCAACGGACTGTTAAACACCCCGTCAAGGTCCATGTTTGGGGGTGCTTCTCAAACAAAGGTTTCGGTACTTCGTTCTTATTTACCGAGAATTTAAATGccgaaaaaatgaataaaatatatcaaaaggcTTTATTACCATCTGCTAAGCAATGGTATGGCAAGAAAAGCTAGATCCTTCAAGAGGGCAAAGATCCGAAACATCGGAGTCGAGCGTGTAGCGAGTGGAAGGCGCAAATCGTAGTTGTCACTTTCGATTGGCCAACTCAGTGACCGGATgcaaatcccatagaaaataTGTGCGCTCTGATCAAAATGCAGCTTCGCAGATGAAAACCATGTAATTTGGATCAACTTTCTCGACAAATTCGGATAATTTGGAGGTCTTTTCCGGTATAATATGcagaaaaactagtggaaagtaTACCCCGACGGTGCCAGGCCATAATTGACAATGCACGAGATTGGACTTGCTActgaggtatttgcattgagtattgacgaccaaattatcaataaatttgggaattttcgaaaaatgaaTAGTTGCTATTATTTAACAGTgaccacgctcttatgtaacagacCGTAATTGCACCAACGTGTAATTagtaaatacaaggtggcgcaaaagtaaccttgcgatgttgtTTGActgtaatttaaacaaaaatgaaaaactttgattcttcttgtggaccatttttatttggtcttttaattttttttacatcaagtcgagaatatgatgtcatgtaaatggccgccgccacagttgattgccatttgagccctttttatggcattttccatcactttggccaaaacttccggcgataggtcctcacattcttgacggatattgtctttaagagctgcaagagtctgaggcttgttgacataaacccgcgacttcaaaaagccccacaaaaagaagtctggcgCCCTGTTGGAATCACAAgctttccaatcccaattcatctagttgcggcaaaaagaactcgttgatcattgctctgtagcgctcaccattcacagtaaccgtttggcccgcgacgtcttcgaagaaaaaagatccgatgactcctccagcgaaaacagcacaccatacagtgactttgagcgggtgtaatggctcttcgtgggttacacgcggattttcagtgccccagaagcgtaaattttggttatttacgtacccgctaagatggaaatgggcctcatcactcatgattatttttgatgaaaaatcatcttcctcttggtggtgattaaggatggcttgagcgtatgttagacgcgattggcggtcagcagctaacagctgatgcaccgtctggactttgtacggaaacatcttcaaattttgtaccaaaattcgctgtaaagaccgtcgactgatacccatttgcgaggcacgtcgtctggtcgatgtcacggcgcttccatgacatcctcggctactgcagcaatattctctgcagaatgGCTACTCCGgagtctgccacgcctggcagcatctcgtgttgtgccagtctcttcgaggcgagcggctaaacgtcgcagggtttcaccagtaggcgttggacggcgaggaaatctgcgacgaaattcacgttgtgccaaagtcaccgaccgattattggtcaaataaatagtcagcaatattccgcgttctggagcagtgtagcgtaacattgtttattaatgtgtatttcgcatgtgtttactacacaaatgtcaaaacagaactgacattaggggccaatcgcaaaatttatagcattttctgataggaggactactttagcgccacctgttattaaacttaaactacttaaaaaactattttctttaAGACAGTAATAATTTTTGTGTGCAATACTATAATTCCGCTCGCTAGTCGCTTAAGCCAGCCTTGCTATTATTATGAAAGTCAAATTCAGTTATTCAACCGAAATTCGTTCGACACTAAATGCCGGATGATCGATTTGAAATTCGTACTCATTTACTATAACCACCAGCATAAGccgaaaaagaattaaaaaacaaatttattttaagatttgaGTAGTGCGTTACGTTAGCGCATACCGTAGCTGGTACATCTATTATTATGAACACAACTGTATGCCCCCTTATCAGCAGCCTCGATCCTAACGCCACTACTCCAGGCCTCTCCCATTGGTTTACTGCTTTACTTAGATGACCCTGTACATTTACAAATGCGCACGAAATTAGCTTAATACCCGTGACTCATTATTAAAGCATTGTCTTCTGTGTTGAAAAAAGATGTGATAATTGTTAGCACTTTGTTCAGCTACAAGATTACCTGAACTGGCATTAACAAGCAAAAAATCATTAATGGGTGATTTtgcgtttatatgtatgtatgtatgcatgtgcgttTGTAAACAATATGTTGCGTTTTCCATGATCACTTGgaaatttctttcataaaaataccaaattaaaGGATTTTTAGCTGCCAGCCGGTACGCAGGTCAGGCCTCATTTGGGTTTTCTGCagtaatgaatgaatgaatgaatgaatggtaCAAATATGTTGGCTTTTATACGACCATATGGGCACATCTAGTATGAACGTGCCTATGTAAGGAATGCTTGTCGGacgggtataaaatattcgCCTACTCCTTGGATTCCCACAGTCACCAAAGAATTTTCTTAGGAGCCAGATCGTCATAGGAGTATACTAAGCAAAGGTTTAGCAAAcataattacatatatgtatgtatgtatgtatgaatcaTAAACGTGATTCAGCATTGATTAAAACGTCTTCGCCGGAATTTCGTGTTATACATTTGTTTACTAAAGTGCATAAAAGATTCCcagattaatgaaaaataacagTGACGGCTAATCAATCGCATTGATAAGTGCAGATTTCATCTGTTTACTCTCACACACACGTTCGAGAGTAGCCATCAAAATACGACTACATAGTCTGTAACAGCaggagaaaagcaaataaatgcaTTGGGAAAAAATAACTGCCCACtgacaacaacaaatatatgaGAGTAAATATTTTTGCGGTTTATTGGGAGATAAGAAACCAATTCATTCATCTCAACGCAACAACAGCGACAGCAACGAGTCTCAACGTAAAAATAGAAACGTGAGACAATAAAACTAAAGCAAAGCAACAGTATTAGTATTAGTATTAGTAGTAGTGCGAGTAAAGCGGCGGAGAGTGCAAATTTCGAAAGCAACTAACAACTAGCAATCAATCAGCGGTTCACACTAAAGCGCTTCTGTGGCATTTGTTTTTGTCACATCACACAACACACCAATCATCAAAGCTGGTTTTCCCCCCATTGGCCATAAGAGTAAGCGATCGCAATCGAAACCGGTCATTGTGTGCGCGTAACTTGCTGTGAGCGGTTGATCAACGAAAAAGTAACAGCGGCTCGTTGTAAACTGAGGCTGAAGTGAAGTTGTTGCTGCtgatcaataataataataattgtctaTATacgtaaaatacaatataaatttagTGAAATCATCTAAAGACATTATGACGCCGAAAACGTTTGTAATTCTTGCCATCAATGCGTTCCTGATCACACTCGCACGCACTTCTCCCGTAGAGTTGACAAGGCCGGAGAACACGACGCAATTGGACGCGTTGCAAAATGTAGCTAATAATAATCAGAATAACTTCACAAatcatatatttgaaataccgCCTGGAATTTTTACATCATATCTATCACCAGCACCAGCTGATGCGATTACAAACGACGCAGACGATTACGTGCCCTATCGCAGCGATGTGCATGATCGTTTCTCATGGGCGCTGCTCAAGCAGATTTTACTATCAACAGCAACGCGGCGCAATTACATCAAAACCGCTGCTATAGATGGTTTTTTCCCGGAAGACTCAGAGAATGTCATATTCTCACCGTTCTCTGTTAAACTGGTGCTTGCGCTGCTTACAGAGGCGACTGGCAATGGCACACGCTCACAACGCCAACTACTCGCCACACTGGGCGATATAAAAGCCGCTGATAATTTACGCAGTTTTTACCGCAAAACGCTTGCTTCATTGAAGAAAGAGAACCCCCACTACACGCTGCATTTGGAGACGCGTCTCTACACGGATTCTTCAATTAAGCCACTGCCAGCGTTTGTTGAGCTACTGAAGTCCGCTTATGAAACTCCCATTGAAGAATTGAACTTTGCGGACGGCGTTGCATCTGCAGCGAAAATAAACGCATGGATTGCACGCGCAACTGAGGGCCGTTTACAACAATTGGTGACGGAGGAGGGTGTGGCAAATAGTGTTATGCTGTTAGTGAATGCCATCTACTTTAATGGATTGTGGCGCCGACAGTTCAGCGAATCACACCCAGGTGTCTTCTTTCGCACGCCACGCGACCAATTGAAGGTTTCGT from Anastrepha ludens isolate Willacy chromosome 5, idAnaLude1.1, whole genome shotgun sequence includes these protein-coding regions:
- the LOC128863959 gene encoding serine protease inhibitor 27A-like; translated protein: MTPKTFVILAINAFLITLARTSPVELTRPENTTQLDALQNVANNNQNNFTNHIFEIPPGIFTSYLSPAPADAITNDADDYVPYRSDVHDRFSWALLKQILLSTATRRNYIKTAAIDGFFPEDSENVIFSPFSVKLVLALLTEATGNGTRSQRQLLATLGDIKAADNLRSFYRKTLASLKKENPHYTLHLETRLYTDSSIKPLPAFVELLKSAYETPIEELNFADGVASAAKINAWIARATEGRLQQLVTEEGVANSVMLLVNAIYFNGLWRRQFSESHPGVFFRTPRDQLKVSYMELTNNFYYYQCNELKARIVRLPYRGRKFSMFVALPNDGQSIDSLLRRMQNEQLKHMQWMMERIKLRIVMPKFKFGYKTDLKAALCRLGVVDIFTNQAQLTGMAADADDRLMVSNILQKSGIDVNELGTEAYAATEVEIVNRFGGGEYVEEFVVNRPFVFFIEEESTGNILFAGKVMNPTA